The following are encoded together in the Carboxydothermus pertinax genome:
- the sigE gene encoding RNA polymerase sporulation sigma factor SigE: MFINKIFLWLKKLWNRIFNRSREIYYIGSHDLLPPPLSSDEENTLLELLVQGDAEARTILIERNLRLVVYIARKFENTGVNIEDLVSIGTIGLIKAVNTFNPEKKIKLATYASRCIENEILMYLRRNNKIRLEVSFDEPLNIDWDGNELLLSDVLGTEGDMIYKVMEDEVEKKLLKVALSKLNPRERKIMELRFGLNDGQEKTQKEVADLLGISQSYISRLEKKILKRLKKEIIRME, encoded by the coding sequence ATGTTTATTAATAAAATATTTTTATGGCTTAAAAAGTTATGGAATAGGATTTTTAACCGGTCAAGGGAGATTTACTATATTGGCAGTCATGATCTTTTACCTCCTCCTTTGAGTTCCGATGAGGAGAATACCCTGCTAGAACTTTTGGTACAAGGAGATGCCGAGGCCAGAACTATCTTAATCGAACGAAATTTGCGCCTGGTTGTTTACATAGCCCGGAAATTTGAAAATACCGGGGTAAATATAGAAGATTTGGTCTCAATAGGAACCATAGGTTTAATAAAAGCGGTCAACACTTTTAACCCGGAAAAGAAGATAAAACTAGCTACGTATGCTTCGCGGTGTATTGAAAATGAAATTTTGATGTATCTACGCCGGAATAATAAAATCCGGCTGGAAGTGTCATTTGATGAACCTTTAAATATAGACTGGGACGGAAATGAGCTTTTGCTGTCCGATGTTTTAGGAACTGAAGGGGATATGATTTATAAAGTAATGGAAGATGAAGTAGAAAAAAAACTATTAAAAGTAGCTCTTTCGAAATTAAACCCGCGGGAGCGAAAGATCATGGAGTTAAGATTTGGCCTTAACGATGGTCAGGAAAAAACTCAAAAGGAGGTAGCGGACCTTTTAGGTATTTCCCAGTCGTATATTTCAAGGTTAGAGAAAAAAATCTTAAAACGGCTTAAAAAAGAAATAATTCGTATGGAATAA
- the sigG gene encoding RNA polymerase sporulation sigma factor SigG, which translates to MQSNKVEICGVNTSKLPVLTNQEMKKLFLKIKEGDQEARQKLISGNLRLVLSVIQKFTNRGEYVDDLFQVGCIGLIKAIDNFDLAQNVKFSTYAVPMIIGEIRRYLRDNNPIRVSRSLRDVAYKALQVRDNLVGRFSREPTVNEIAEELKIPREEVVFALDAIQDPVSLFDPIYQDGGDPIFVMDQIKDEKNNDNNWLEEIALKDALERLNAREKLILKLRFFEGKTQMEVAEEIGISQAQVSRLEKAALNHLRKYV; encoded by the coding sequence GTGCAATCAAATAAAGTAGAGATTTGCGGTGTTAACACATCAAAACTACCTGTACTTACCAACCAGGAAATGAAAAAGCTCTTTCTTAAAATTAAGGAAGGGGATCAGGAGGCTAGACAAAAACTAATTTCAGGAAATTTAAGACTGGTATTAAGTGTCATTCAAAAATTTACCAATCGGGGAGAATATGTAGATGACCTTTTTCAGGTGGGATGTATCGGATTAATAAAAGCTATTGACAACTTTGATTTAGCGCAAAACGTTAAATTTTCGACGTATGCTGTTCCCATGATTATTGGAGAAATTAGACGCTACTTACGGGATAATAATCCCATTAGAGTTAGCCGTTCTTTAAGGGACGTAGCCTATAAGGCACTGCAGGTGCGGGATAACCTAGTTGGTCGTTTCTCCAGGGAGCCTACGGTAAATGAAATTGCCGAAGAATTAAAAATTCCCCGGGAAGAAGTAGTGTTTGCTTTAGATGCTATTCAAGACCCGGTATCGCTTTTTGATCCAATTTACCAGGATGGTGGCGATCCAATTTTTGTCATGGATCAAATTAAGGACGAAAAAAACAACGATAACAACTGGCTTGAAGAAATTGCCTTAAAGGATGCTTTAGAGCGTTTAAATGCGAGGGAAAAGCTCATTTTAAAGCTCAGGTTTTTTGAAGGTAAAACCCAGATGGAGGTGGCCGAAGAAATCGGTATTTCCCAGGCCCAGGTTTCAAGGCTGGAAAAAGCAGCTTTAAATCATTTAAGGAAGTATGTCTGA
- the spoIIR gene encoding stage II sporulation protein R: protein MSEGGVVLKKVLSLAVLLLGAYVVFGSFFHKVQGQFVPKVLDTDIVRFHVIAASDSPSDQELKLKLRDEILTYLYPKLKMAKSREETLKILKKESLALKVIARNYLKSQHKEIPITVKIGKFYFPDRSYGEYLVPAGYYDALRIEIGKARGHNWWCILYPRLCFADWGRMEPSHVKTYYLKSLLWKKFKKTVKKG from the coding sequence ATGTCTGAGGGAGGAGTAGTTCTGAAAAAGGTTTTGTCATTAGCCGTATTGCTTTTAGGAGCCTATGTTGTTTTTGGCTCCTTTTTTCATAAGGTCCAGGGGCAGTTTGTACCGAAAGTTCTGGATACTGACATTGTGCGATTCCATGTTATTGCCGCAAGCGACAGCCCTTCGGATCAGGAGTTAAAGTTAAAGTTAAGAGATGAAATTTTGACCTATCTTTATCCTAAACTTAAAATGGCAAAAAGCCGGGAAGAAACGCTAAAAATCCTTAAAAAAGAATCTTTAGCACTTAAAGTTATCGCCCGGAACTATTTAAAAAGCCAGCATAAAGAAATTCCAATAACGGTTAAAATTGGAAAGTTTTATTTTCCTGACCGTTCCTATGGGGAGTATCTTGTACCCGCAGGCTATTACGATGCGTTAAGGATAGAGATTGGAAAGGCCCGGGGACATAACTGGTGGTGTATCCTTTATCCCAGACTTTGTTTCGCCGATTGGGGCCGAATGGAGCCTTCCCATGTTAAAACTTATTATTTAAAATCCTTGCTTTGGAAAAAATTCAAAAAAACCGTAAAAAAAGGTTAA
- a CDS encoding YlmC/YmxH family sporulation protein: MLKLSELKYREVVNIVDGRRLGFIKDVDLDLEMGRINGLVLPVVTKSWNFWSRNDDVFIPWSAIKKIGIDVILVDLPNFVEIPPR, from the coding sequence ATGTTAAAGCTTTCAGAGTTAAAATACCGGGAAGTGGTAAATATTGTCGATGGCCGACGGCTAGGATTTATAAAAGATGTTGACCTTGATTTAGAAATGGGAAGAATTAACGGCTTAGTGTTGCCTGTTGTTACGAAAAGTTGGAATTTTTGGTCGCGAAACGATGATGTGTTTATTCCCTGGTCAGCTATAAAAAAAATTGGAATAGATGTGATATTAGTTGATCTTCCAAATTTTGTTGAAATACCACCTCGATAA
- the nrdR gene encoding transcriptional regulator NrdR, which produces MRCPFCGSENTRVVDTRAAEDGFAIKRRRECENCSKRFTTYERLDDRPLIVVKKDGTKQLFDKHKIYTGMLKACEKRPIAEDRLLEIAEEIERELKNRMEQEVTSLEIGEMVMNRLKKLDEVAYVRFASVYRQFKDVNSFLEELKKLLNGGEDK; this is translated from the coding sequence TTGCGATGCCCTTTTTGCGGTAGTGAAAATACCCGGGTAGTTGATACCCGGGCGGCGGAGGACGGCTTTGCTATTAAAAGGCGCCGGGAGTGTGAAAACTGCAGTAAAAGATTTACCACCTATGAACGGCTGGATGACCGGCCGTTAATTGTGGTAAAAAAAGATGGGACCAAACAGCTTTTTGATAAGCACAAAATTTATACCGGAATGTTAAAAGCCTGTGAAAAAAGACCTATTGCCGAGGACAGGCTTCTGGAAATTGCAGAAGAGATTGAAAGGGAATTAAAAAACCGGATGGAACAAGAAGTCACAAGCCTGGAAATTGGCGAGATGGTCATGAATCGTTTAAAGAAACTTGATGAGGTAGCTTATGTTCGCTTTGCTTCGGTCTACCGGCAGTTTAAAGATGTAAATTCTTTTTTAGAAGAGCTGAAAAAATTATTAAACGGGGGAGAGGATAAATGA